From a single Sinorhizobium sp. RAC02 genomic region:
- a CDS encoding trimethylamine methyltransferase family protein, with product MDDTSELAAGQAEGGGRRSRGEGRGAAARRASRTGGGPGPSLPYITRKIKEYEVLDEAGLALIEANADLILEEIGIEFREDPEALQLWKEAGADVRGERVHFPKGLCRELLKTAPSSFTWHARNPERSVQIGGKATVFAPVYGPPFVRDLEGNRRYATIEDFRNFVKLAYMAPSMHSSGGTVCEPVDVPVNKRHLDMVYSHIKYSDKPFMGSVTAPERAEDTIAMAKLVFGDEFVENNCVTLNLINANSPMVFDETMVGALKVYARHNQACVVSPFILSGAMSPVTVAGTLTQILAEVLAGAAFTQLIRKGAPVLFGTFAASISMQSGAPTFGSPEPSLVSYGAAQLARRLGIPFRTGGSLCGSKVPDAQAAHESANTINMTLLAGTNFVLHAAGWLEGGLVSSYEKFMIDQDQLGMMQKLAEGVDLSENAQALDAIREVGPGSHYLGCAHTQANFQTAFYRSPLADNNSFEQWEIEGQKRIEERANALCRSWLESYEAPYLDPAIDDALLAYVASRKDSMPDAFT from the coding sequence ATGGACGACACATCTGAACTGGCGGCCGGGCAGGCAGAAGGCGGCGGTCGCCGCTCGCGCGGCGAAGGTCGTGGTGCTGCTGCACGGCGTGCGTCGCGCACGGGCGGCGGTCCAGGCCCGTCGCTGCCGTACATCACCCGCAAAATCAAGGAATACGAGGTCTTGGACGAGGCAGGTCTGGCACTGATCGAGGCGAATGCCGACCTTATTCTTGAAGAGATCGGTATCGAATTCCGCGAAGACCCGGAAGCGCTTCAGCTCTGGAAGGAAGCCGGTGCCGATGTGCGCGGCGAGCGCGTGCACTTCCCGAAGGGCCTCTGCCGCGAACTCCTGAAGACCGCGCCGTCCAGCTTTACCTGGCATGCGCGCAATCCCGAGCGCAGCGTGCAGATCGGCGGCAAGGCCACCGTCTTCGCGCCGGTCTACGGCCCTCCATTCGTTCGCGACCTCGAAGGCAACCGTCGTTATGCGACGATCGAGGATTTCCGCAATTTCGTGAAGCTCGCCTATATGGCGCCGTCGATGCACTCGTCCGGCGGCACGGTCTGCGAGCCGGTCGACGTGCCGGTGAACAAGCGTCACCTCGATATGGTCTACAGCCATATCAAATATTCCGACAAGCCGTTCATGGGCTCGGTTACGGCACCTGAGCGCGCGGAAGACACGATCGCCATGGCAAAGCTCGTCTTCGGCGACGAGTTCGTCGAGAACAACTGCGTGACGTTGAACCTCATCAACGCGAACTCGCCGATGGTTTTCGACGAGACCATGGTGGGCGCGCTGAAGGTCTATGCCCGCCATAACCAGGCCTGCGTCGTCTCGCCGTTCATCCTGTCCGGTGCCATGAGCCCGGTCACCGTCGCCGGCACGCTGACGCAGATCCTTGCCGAGGTTCTCGCTGGCGCCGCCTTTACCCAGCTTATCCGCAAGGGGGCGCCGGTGCTGTTCGGCACCTTCGCGGCGTCGATCTCGATGCAGTCGGGTGCGCCGACCTTCGGCTCGCCGGAGCCGTCGCTCGTGTCCTATGGTGCGGCCCAGCTTGCCCGCCGTCTTGGCATTCCGTTCCGTACCGGCGGTTCGCTTTGCGGCTCCAAGGTTCCGGATGCGCAGGCGGCGCACGAATCGGCCAACACGATCAACATGACGCTGCTGGCCGGCACGAACTTCGTGCTGCACGCCGCCGGCTGGCTCGAAGGCGGTCTCGTCTCGTCCTACGAAAAGTTCATGATCGACCAGGATCAGCTCGGCATGATGCAGAAGCTGGCCGAGGGCGTGGACCTTTCCGAAAACGCGCAGGCGCTCGATGCCATCCGCGAAGTCGGCCCGGGCAGCCACTATCTCGGCTGTGCCCATACGCAGGCCAACTTCCAGACCGCTTTCTACCGCTCGCCGCTCGCCGACAACAACTCGTTCGAGCAGTGGGAAATCGAAGGCCAGAAGCGTATCGAGGAGCGTGCCAACGCGCTC